The Thalassospira sp. TSL5-1 genome contains the following window.
AGGCCATAACCGGCACGGGTAATTTGCGCAATGCCACCTTTCATTTTAAGGGCAAGGTACGATTTGAAAAGGAATTGCAGGAACTTACCAAGGATGTGCCCGTTGAGGTGCAATCGGCCATCGCGGCCTTGTGGCAGAAGGACGCGGAAGGCCGCACCCGGCAAATTGCCGAAACACTTCAAGCGGTGCTGGCCGGGCATTTTTTAACCGAAGAGCAAAACCGGCATATTTTTGCCGCGCTAACGGCTGCAATGGCACAGCCCGGCGATGTGCCCCTGCCACGTTTGCGCCGGGTGCTGGCCCGGCATGACAGTATTTGCCAACGGGGCCGCATCCTGCCGCTGTCACCCTGCCCGGACCGTGCCAAGCTGGAGGAATCCCCGGCGCTGACCTGCCAGTATACGGTGTTAAAAATGCTTTATGACGGGCCGTTTCGGGCCTGGCTGGCGCAGCAAAACAGCACGATTCTGAACCACTATATCGACAGCACCATTGCCCGCACTGACAAAGCCGCCCGGGACATGAATGGCCGAAAGCTGGCACAGGCGGAAAAAGACCTGATCACTTCCCGCGCGGCAGATTTACCGCGTTTGTCGGTTGACGAGAAGATGGGTGATTTTCTGGCGCGGTTAACTGCCGCCACGGCGACCGAAATGCGCGTGCAGCGTGGGTATCAGTCCGATGGGGAAAATGCCCAAAAACAGGCCGCCTTCATCGGGCAGTTTGAATGTGATGTGATAGGCCGTGCTTTTGCCGATTTTCTGAACCAGAGCGGCTTTGATTTTGTGCTGAAATTAAAGGCCGATACGCCACAACCCGACGCCGCACAATGTGACGTGACCGCACTGATTGCGCCAGACGATATTTCGGTATCACCCCCACAGGCTTGGCAGCAGGTGTTGTATTTTATTTTGCATCTGGTGCCGGTGGATGATGCCAGCCACCTGTTGCATCAAATTCGCAAATGGCAGGTGCTGGAGGGCAAAGAAAAACCCGCACAAATCGCACATGATGTGCAGTCTGTCCTGATGCTGTATCTCGATATGCACGATGCCAAATTTACCGGCGGTGCGGCCCTGCACGGGATTGAAAAATTTGCCGAATTTTTCGCCCACGCGGCCGATTTCCGGGCGGTTTTCCCACCGCAATCCTTGCAGGATCAGGACCGCAGCATTCCCCGGCGGGGTTTGCGCGAAATAGTGCGCTTTGGGCATTTGCCATTATTGCAGCATATGTCGGGCACTGTGCAAATTACCCATGATAATGTGGTGGCGTGGCAAGCCGCCCGCACGGCTGGTGCAACCGGGATGTCCCCCATCGCGCGGAGGCAAAAACAGCGCGAAGAGCTTCATGCGCTTGCGGTGGAAAGAACAGCCCGCTTCAGGAATGCGGATTTGCAAAATTATATGCACGCGCTTGTTGATGTCATCAAACATCGCCAGCTTTCGGCCCAGGTCACATTAAGCGATCAGGTGCGCCTGCACCGTTTGATGATGGGGGTTTTGGGCCGGCTGGTGGATTATGCCGGTTTGTGGGAACGCGACCTTTATTTTGTGGTATTGGCGCTGTTGTATCATCACGGGGCCACGCCCGATGATGTGTTTAAGGGGCAGGGCAAAAAAAATCTGGCCGATGGTCAGGTCGTTGCGGCCCTAAAACCCAAAAACAGGAAGGCCGCTGCGCCGGTTGGTGTGTTTGACGATCTTGATCATTACGGCATCTATCAGGATGACAGGCAAAGTATCCGCAACGGCCTTTCGCATTTCAACATGTTGCGCGGGGGCAAAGCGCCCGATCTTTCCCACTGGGTTAATCAAACCCGCAGCCTTGTCGCCCATGACCGGAAACTGAAAAACGCTGTGGCAAAATCGGTGATCGAAATGCTGGCCCGCGAGGGGTTTGACTTGGATTGGGGCATTCAAACCGATCGCGGCCAGCATATTTTAAGCCACGGTAAAATCCGCACGCGGCAGGCACAGCATTTTCAAAAATCCCGCCTTCATATCGTAAAGAAATCGGCCAAGCCGGACAAAAATGATACAGTCAAAATTCGCGAAAACCTGCATGGTGATGCGATGGTCGAACGGGTTGTGCAGTTGTTTGCGGCTCAGGTGCAAAAGCGATATGATATTACGGTGGAAAAACGGCTGGATCATTTGTTCCTGAAACCACAGGATCAGAAGGGGAAAAACGGAATACACACGCATAACGGGTGGTCAAAAACGGAGAAAAAACGACGCCCAAGCCGTGAAAACAGGAAGGGAAATCATGAAAACTGACTCAAAATTTTCCGATAAAGCATTGAGATATATCTGGAATTAGGGGTTCCTGTCGACGTTCATCCCCAAATTGAGGGGAACTACACCAGACCTTTTGAATGTAATAGACGGTGCAAAGTCGACGTTCATCCCCAAATTGAGGGGAACTACACCACCGCGCCGATGTTTATTACCCTTACGATGGTCGACGTTCATCCCCAAATTGAGGGGAACTACACCCAAAATGTTTTTCGCCACGATCCTTGGCATGTCGACGTTCATCCCCAAATTGAGGGGAACTACACCCAAGGACATTCGCTTGAGGACTGAGATCGTGTCGACGTTCATCCCCAAATTGAGGGGAACTACACCTTCGTCATCGAACATGTGTATCCCCTAAAGGTCGACGTTCATCCCCAAATTGAGGGGATGAAGCGGCGGTTGCCGGTTTGAATTTAACAGTTCGGTAAGTGTGTTTTGGTTTTGTCAGGTTGCATGATATAGTGTTGCCTGCAATCCGGGATCGGATTACCGTTTTATCGTGGCAGGGGATTGGGCTGCTACATCACCCGTCTGGCACGCGGGCATTCAGGGAGCGGGGGATCAGCATGGTCTCTGGCGTTTATGGTGCAGGCACTGTTCGACACGCATTTGCCCTGATGGTCGGGGCAGTGTCGCTATTGCTGTTGCTGTTAGGGACAGTCGGGCTGGTTTTTGTGCCCGCACGGGCCCATGCGGATGAATGCAGCACCCTTTTGGTCTCGGGAAACCCGGATTACCCGCCTTATTTATGGCCTGATCCCGCCAATCCGGCGGAATTGATTGGCGCGAATGCCGAATTTATCAAAATGGTGGGTCGGGAAATTGGCGTTAAGATGCAGGTGCGCCATGAAGGGCCGTGGGGCCGGGTGCAGGAGGAGGTGCGCCGGGGTAATATCGATATGATTGCCGGGGCGTTTTTTACGCCCGCCCGTGAACATTATATGGATTATTTACGGCCCGCCTTTCAGGGCACGCAAACGCGCATTTGGACCCTGGATACCTTTCCGCGCAAAATTCACAACTGGCAGGGCTTACTGGGCCTGGATGGCGTGACGGTGATCCATAACAGTTTTGGCCCGGCGTTTGACAATTTCGCTGATCAAAACCTGGAACTTCAGGAAATTCCTTCCCTGTCGCAAAGTTTGCGCCTGTTGACCCTGGGCCGTGCCGATTACCTGATTTACGAGGATTTCCCCGTTACCGCCTTTCTGGCCCGCAACAATATCACCGGCATTATGGCCCATCCCGTCGAGATCAGTGCCGAGGATCTTTTTATCACATTGTCGCGCAATTCCCCCTGCAACACGCCGGAAATGCGGGTGCGCCTGTCCTCGGCCATTCGCAAACTGGTGGAGGACGGGGTGATGAAACGTCTTTTGGCGGGCAATATCGATTTGTGGGGCGGGTTGGTAAATTAACCCCGTTTGATCATCCTGCGCTTGGCGGCAACGCTGTATGTGCGGCGGAGAGGATGGGCCTTGCGGCTAATTCTTTTTGCCCTGATCATGTCGCTTTGGCGATTTTTCCTTTAATTACAGTAACTTGATGATCGCCTTTGCAATGTGCTGCCGTGTGGGGGCAGGCAGGGGGATTTTTGCGGGCGAAACTTTGGACAGGGGTTTTGCCGCCTTTCCCGGATCGATTGGGGCAAAATTGTGCCTTTGGAGTTGTTTTGATAACAGATTCGATATTAACTGCGGCCATTAACGGAATTAAGTTACCCAATAAAACACGTTCTGGGAGGAACGAAACCGATGAAATTTTTTAAATGCCTGCCCGCCCTGGTGATGGGCGCGGCACTGGCCCTGACGGGCACGGCCCATACGGCCCACGCGGCGGACTATAAAAGCGAATATAAAGTTTCGACCGTTCTGGGCAAACCGTTCCCGTGGGGGGAAGCGGCCGGGAAATGGGCCGAACTGGTGGCCGAACGCACCGATGGCCGCATTAACCTGAAGGTTTATCCCAATGCACAGCTGGTTGCGGGCGACCAGACCAAGGAATTCACCGCCATGCGCCAGGGCATTATTGATATGGCGGTCGGCTCGACCATTAACTGGTCGCCGCAGGTCAAGGAACTGAACCTGTTTTCACTGCCATTTCTGATGCCCGATTTTGCCTCGATGGATGCCCTGACCCAGGGGCCGGTCGGCGAAAAGATTTTTGATGCCATCCGCAAGCAGGGGATCGAGCCGATTGGCTGGGCCGAAAACGGTTTTCGCGAAGTCACCAATTCCAAACATCCGATCACCTCGCCTGCCGATCTGGATGGTTTGAAAATGCGTGTGGTCGGATCGCCGCTTTATAACGATATTTTCACCGCCCTTGGCGCCAACCCGACGCAAATGAGCTGGGCTGATGCCAAGCCGGCGCTGACCACGGGGGCGGTTGACGGTCAGGAAAACCCGCTGACGGTGTATGACGTGGCCCAGATGGAAACGGCCGGTCAGACCTATATCACGCTCTGGCATTATGTTGCTGACCCGCTGATTTTTGCCGTGAACAAGCGCGTTTGGGGCTCGTTTAGTGACGAGGACAAGGCGATTGTCAAACAGGCCGCCGATGATGCCGGGGCCTATGGCATTGCGCTGGCCCGCAAAGGCATGACCGATGATGACCAGTCGCTGATCAAGGCGCTGGAAGCCCGTGGAGCCAAGATCACCACCTTAACCCCGGAACAGCGCCAGAAATTTGTGGATGCCACCCGGGACGTTTACAACAAATGGAAAGAACGCATCGGCCCGGATTTGGTGGATATGGCTGAAAAATCCATTGCCAACCGTTAATGCCAACCGTTAAGGCAGCCGCGTTTTTGACTGTCTGATTTTCCGGTCCTCACAGTACCCCGACAGTACCCTGCCGGTGCTGCTGGTGATGTGGGGGCCGGTTTCCTTTCTTTATATTCCCGCCTGTTTGTTATGCTGTGTTTGAAAGGTCCCGACCGTGTCGGATCGTGACGGAATCCCCATTGAATTTGATGCCGAACCGCATGGTTCCCCCTCATCCGAACCGGGTACGCAAAAGCCCAAAGCCCCGTGGCTCAGGATCGAGGAAGCGATTGCCGCCCTGGCAATGGGCCTGATCTGCCTGATCAGTCTGGCCAATGTGGTGGTGCGGTATCTGACCGATGTGTCCTTTGCCTTTACCGAGGAATTTTCGGTGTTTTTGCTGGTGGTGATGACACTGGTGGGTGCATCCATTGCCTTTGCCCGCAATGAACATATCCGCATCACGTTTTTCCTGGAGCGGTTTCCGCGTCCGCTGCGCATTGTCGTCGAACTGCTGATTTTGGCGATCACGACAATGCTGTTTGCCATGATCATGTATTACGGCGCGACCTTTACCTTCGATGAATATCAGTATGGCGAAATCTCGGCCGGGCTGGGTTATCCCAGCTGGATCTATTCGATCTGGCTGCCGCTGCTTTC
Protein-coding sequences here:
- the cas13a gene encoding type VI-A CRISPR-associated RNA-guided ribonuclease Cas13a, encoding MRIIKPYGRSHVEGVATQEPRRKLRLNSSPDISRDIPGFAQSHDALIIAQWISAIDKIATKPKPDKKPTQAQINLRTTLGDAAWQHVMAENLLPAATDPAIREKLHLIWQSKIAPWGTARPQAEKDGKPTPKGGWYERFCGVLSPEAITQNVARQIAKDIYDHLHVAAKRKGREPAKQGESSNKPGKFKPDRKRGLIEERAESIAKNALRPGSHAPCPWGPDDQATYEQAGDVAGQIYAAARDCLEEKKRRSGNRNTSSVQYLPRDLAAKILYAQYGRVFGPDTTIKAALDEQPSLFALHKAIKDCYHRLINDARKRDILRILPRNMAALFRLVRAQYDNRDINALIRLGKVIHYHASEQGKSEHHGIRDYWPSQQDIQNSRFWGSDGQADIKRHEAFSRIWRHIIALASRTLHDWADPHSQKFSGENDDILLLAKDAIEDDVFKAGHYERKCDVLFGAQASLFCGAEDFEKAILKQAITGTGNLRNATFHFKGKVRFEKELQELTKDVPVEVQSAIAALWQKDAEGRTRQIAETLQAVLAGHFLTEEQNRHIFAALTAAMAQPGDVPLPRLRRVLARHDSICQRGRILPLSPCPDRAKLEESPALTCQYTVLKMLYDGPFRAWLAQQNSTILNHYIDSTIARTDKAARDMNGRKLAQAEKDLITSRAADLPRLSVDEKMGDFLARLTAATATEMRVQRGYQSDGENAQKQAAFIGQFECDVIGRAFADFLNQSGFDFVLKLKADTPQPDAAQCDVTALIAPDDISVSPPQAWQQVLYFILHLVPVDDASHLLHQIRKWQVLEGKEKPAQIAHDVQSVLMLYLDMHDAKFTGGAALHGIEKFAEFFAHAADFRAVFPPQSLQDQDRSIPRRGLREIVRFGHLPLLQHMSGTVQITHDNVVAWQAARTAGATGMSPIARRQKQREELHALAVERTARFRNADLQNYMHALVDVIKHRQLSAQVTLSDQVRLHRLMMGVLGRLVDYAGLWERDLYFVVLALLYHHGATPDDVFKGQGKKNLADGQVVAALKPKNRKAAAPVGVFDDLDHYGIYQDDRQSIRNGLSHFNMLRGGKAPDLSHWVNQTRSLVAHDRKLKNAVAKSVIEMLAREGFDLDWGIQTDRGQHILSHGKIRTRQAQHFQKSRLHIVKKSAKPDKNDTVKIRENLHGDAMVERVVQLFAAQVQKRYDITVEKRLDHLFLKPQDQKGKNGIHTHNGWSKTEKKRRPSRENRKGNHEN
- a CDS encoding ABC transporter substrate-binding protein, translated to MVSGVYGAGTVRHAFALMVGAVSLLLLLLGTVGLVFVPARAHADECSTLLVSGNPDYPPYLWPDPANPAELIGANAEFIKMVGREIGVKMQVRHEGPWGRVQEEVRRGNIDMIAGAFFTPAREHYMDYLRPAFQGTQTRIWTLDTFPRKIHNWQGLLGLDGVTVIHNSFGPAFDNFADQNLELQEIPSLSQSLRLLTLGRADYLIYEDFPVTAFLARNNITGIMAHPVEISAEDLFITLSRNSPCNTPEMRVRLSSAIRKLVEDGVMKRLLAGNIDLWGGLVN
- a CDS encoding DctP family TRAP transporter solute-binding subunit, with amino-acid sequence MKFFKCLPALVMGAALALTGTAHTAHAADYKSEYKVSTVLGKPFPWGEAAGKWAELVAERTDGRINLKVYPNAQLVAGDQTKEFTAMRQGIIDMAVGSTINWSPQVKELNLFSLPFLMPDFASMDALTQGPVGEKIFDAIRKQGIEPIGWAENGFREVTNSKHPITSPADLDGLKMRVVGSPLYNDIFTALGANPTQMSWADAKPALTTGAVDGQENPLTVYDVAQMETAGQTYITLWHYVADPLIFAVNKRVWGSFSDEDKAIVKQAADDAGAYGIALARKGMTDDDQSLIKALEARGAKITTLTPEQRQKFVDATRDVYNKWKERIGPDLVDMAEKSIANR
- a CDS encoding TRAP transporter small permease, with protein sequence MSDRDGIPIEFDAEPHGSPSSEPGTQKPKAPWLRIEEAIAALAMGLICLISLANVVVRYLTDVSFAFTEEFSVFLLVVMTLVGASIAFARNEHIRITFFLERFPRPLRIVVELLILAITTMLFAMIMYYGATFTFDEYQYGEISAGLGYPSWIYSIWLPLLSLVILFRVIEHAWRLARSRRAGNAGTPPQDGGAK